A genomic stretch from Vibrio neptunius includes:
- a CDS encoding ankyrin repeat domain-containing protein codes for MLKKALACLIATTISQVHAGSYHCQKEKLFNDPLVRLPIAVKFGCLDKAKEFIKLGDNPDNRDLYNITPLMHAARGHSATTMLQHRGESPLLIEDLIKAKAQLNLVDNDGVTALMYAALENNAYVAEKLIAAKADLNVQDHSGMTAMLYASTQRDAAIAEQLIDANADLTIQDYHRGWTALMYASQKGRTEIVEKLIAANVDLDIKDNQSAARTALILASYSGKIDVVDALLKANAKTYIRDSTGYSALDYAKINNSRKIVALFSQYRQSIDIKNLPVEPEICRHTRTQQEKPALIYAVDNDCAQTVKTLLAEGAETEVTNQYGRTALMAASLQRHAVIAKLLIEAGANVKALSNGGSTPIGEAARAGAAEIIELLVQAGVNIETLNKDGETPLVAASLYGWPSAIETLLKLGANTSATDRHGREPIFIASARGHLEAVREFLNAKVDIDRQDADGRTALMEASDRSKADVVRALIKAGADTGLKDKEGDTAISLARTRTNNPMVMRWLSNAEYEKLYPKIQELVVASTPLSDPKLSALMDQVVNLAPRQKRSRFSSLYLQDREGLSSLPHDPNEFQDYYWW; via the coding sequence ATGCTTAAGAAGGCCTTGGCATGTTTAATCGCCACTACTATTAGCCAAGTTCACGCCGGGTCCTACCACTGCCAAAAGGAAAAACTGTTTAACGATCCGCTCGTTCGTTTACCGATTGCGGTTAAATTTGGTTGTTTAGATAAAGCTAAAGAATTTATCAAACTGGGCGACAACCCTGATAATCGAGATTTGTACAACATCACGCCTCTGATGCATGCGGCTCGAGGACATAGCGCCACCACGATGCTTCAACACCGAGGAGAGAGCCCCTTACTGATCGAAGATTTGATCAAGGCGAAAGCGCAACTCAATTTAGTGGATAACGATGGTGTAACGGCGCTGATGTATGCCGCCCTCGAGAATAATGCTTATGTGGCCGAGAAACTGATTGCCGCTAAGGCCGATCTCAATGTGCAAGATCATTCGGGCATGACGGCCATGCTGTACGCCAGCACACAAAGGGACGCCGCCATTGCAGAGCAACTGATTGATGCGAACGCTGACTTAACGATTCAGGACTATCATAGAGGCTGGACAGCCCTCATGTATGCCAGTCAAAAGGGGCGGACTGAGATTGTAGAAAAGCTAATTGCAGCCAATGTAGATCTTGATATCAAAGACAATCAAAGCGCTGCACGTACGGCCTTGATACTTGCAAGTTACAGCGGAAAAATTGATGTTGTAGACGCGTTACTGAAAGCAAATGCGAAAACCTATATACGGGATTCGACGGGCTATTCCGCTTTAGATTATGCAAAAATAAACAACAGTCGCAAAATAGTGGCGCTTTTTAGCCAATACAGGCAATCCATTGATATCAAAAACTTGCCAGTCGAACCAGAAATTTGTCGTCATACCCGCACTCAACAAGAAAAACCTGCGCTCATTTATGCGGTTGACAATGACTGCGCCCAGACAGTAAAAACATTGTTAGCGGAAGGCGCAGAGACTGAAGTCACCAATCAGTATGGTCGAACGGCTCTGATGGCCGCCAGTTTACAGCGCCATGCCGTCATTGCCAAATTGTTGATCGAGGCAGGGGCAAACGTGAAAGCGTTGTCTAACGGCGGCAGTACTCCTATTGGTGAAGCCGCAAGAGCAGGTGCTGCCGAGATTATTGAGCTACTCGTACAAGCAGGGGTTAATATCGAGACGCTTAACAAAGATGGAGAAACCCCGTTAGTGGCGGCGAGTCTCTACGGGTGGCCATCGGCGATTGAAACACTGCTTAAACTCGGGGCCAACACAAGCGCTACCGATCGCCATGGTCGAGAGCCTATTTTTATCGCCAGTGCCCGTGGTCACCTCGAAGCAGTCAGAGAATTTCTCAATGCCAAGGTGGATATTGATCGACAAGATGCTGACGGAAGAACCGCGCTTATGGAAGCCAGTGATCGTTCAAAAGCGGATGTCGTGAGAGCGCTGATTAAGGCAGGAGCCGACACCGGGCTCAAAGATAAAGAAGGGGACACCGCGATATCCTTAGCCCGAACGCGAACAAATAACCCAATGGTAATGAGATGGTTATCAAACGCCGAGTATGAAAAGCTCTATCCGAAAATTCAAGAGTTGGTGGTGGCCAGTACGCCCTTATCTGATCCAAAACTTTCCGCACTGATGGATCAGGTGGTCAATCTTGCGCCGAGGCAAAAACGCAGTCGTTTTTCCTCTCTCTACCTGCAAGATCGAGAGGGGTTATCATCCTTACCTCATGATCCAAACGAATTTCAAGACTACTACTGGTGGTAA
- a CDS encoding DUF2079 domain-containing protein — protein sequence MILKSICRKVQRVYKIALTTLLVAVISLSSLFIGVENIVSLNQPVGEVAMYSRFDLAVLPVGVGLFVFVILGCFYVLKEERWEDRHGPVLPLSIVGAFIIAFVVTMVTPTIYESKFKQAGLTQCSGLPATYLPMFGKKFAIDSSDCK from the coding sequence ATGATTCTGAAATCTATCTGTAGAAAAGTACAACGAGTCTACAAAATCGCACTGACTACCTTGTTAGTGGCTGTTATTTCATTGTCTTCTTTGTTTATCGGCGTAGAAAACATCGTTTCGTTGAATCAGCCTGTTGGTGAAGTCGCAATGTATTCACGTTTTGATCTCGCTGTTCTTCCTGTGGGGGTCGGGCTTTTCGTTTTTGTTATCCTCGGTTGTTTTTACGTATTAAAAGAAGAGCGTTGGGAAGATAGGCATGGGCCTGTATTGCCTCTTTCTATCGTCGGGGCGTTTATCATTGCATTTGTAGTGACAATGGTTACACCAACGATATATGAATCCAAGTTTAAGCAAGCAGGATTAACGCAGTGTTCTGGGCTGCCTGCTACATACCTCCCCATGTTTGGTAAGAAGTTTGCGATAGATTCTTCTGATTGCAAATAG